From Chryseotalea sp. WA131a:
GCGCAAGAGCTTAACTGCAAGGTCACCATCAATGCCGACCAGATTCAAACTTCTGATCGTTCGGTGTTCAAAGACATGGAGCGTGCCATTGCCATCTTTCTAAATTCACGTAAGTGGACCAACGATAGTTACAAAAATTACGAGCGGATTGAATGCGCCATTTTTTTGAACATCACAAAAATGCCTGCCATCGGCCAGTTTTCGGCAAACGCACAAATAACGGTGGCGCGACCTGTTTACAACTCTAATTATCAAACCGTGTTGTTAAACTTTGCCGATCGAGATTGGGAGTTTGATTATCTGGAATCGCAGCCATTGGAGTACAACGATAATGGGTATCTTAGTAATCTTACTTCCATTTTGGCTTTTTATGCCTATGTTATTTTAGCAATGGATTATGATTCGTTTAGCGAATTGGGTGGAACGCCCTACATTCAAAAAGCATTGATGGTAGTCAATAATGCCCAAGCATCTAACCGGGCGGGTTGGGCGCCTTTGGTAAGTACGCGCAGCAGAAATGCCCTCGTGGAAAATCTCAATAACCCACAGATGGTTGACTTACGGAAGAATACCTATAACTATCATCGCATTGCGTTGGATAGCTTTGATAAAAACCCCGATCAAAGCAGAGAAAAAGTATTGGAGATATTGAAAAATGTGAAGAAGGTTTGGACACTAAACCCTACCTCCATATTTGTGATTTCCTTTTTTGATACCAAAGCAACAGAGTTGGCCAAAATATTTTCAGAAGGCAACCTGAATGTGCGTAGAGAGGCGTATGACATCCTTACACAAATCGACCCCAAGAGCAATATTTACCAAAGCATTATTAAGTAAAAGCCTCGCTCTTTTCTTCCGGCATTTTCCTTGTTGCTTCACAAGTAGTATTTTTACCTATCTATGTTGCTTAGCCTCGTTATAAAAAATTACGCACTCATTCGCGAACTGGAAATTCATCCTTCTGGAAAACTGAATGTAGTAACAGGCGAAACAGGAGCGGGCAAATCTATTATGTTGGGCGCGATTGGATTGCTGCTGGGCAATCGGGCAGATGCCAAATCGCTTTGGAATGAGAATGAAAAGTGTTTGGTGGAAGGGGCTTTTGATGTTTCGACTTACAAGCTCAAAACTCTTTTTGAGCAGTATGATTTGGATTATGAAGAACAAACATTGATCCGTAGAGAAATTAGTCCGGGTGGA
This genomic window contains:
- a CDS encoding DUF4835 family protein, whose protein sequence is MGTRFFKLLTASFFVGALLCLCDFASAQELNCKVTINADQIQTSDRSVFKDMERAIAIFLNSRKWTNDSYKNYERIECAIFLNITKMPAIGQFSANAQITVARPVYNSNYQTVLLNFADRDWEFDYLESQPLEYNDNGYLSNLTSILAFYAYVILAMDYDSFSELGGTPYIQKALMVVNNAQASNRAGWAPLVSTRSRNALVENLNNPQMVDLRKNTYNYHRIALDSFDKNPDQSREKVLEILKNVKKVWTLNPTSIFVISFFDTKATELAKIFSEGNLNVRREAYDILTQIDPKSNIYQSIIK